Below is a genomic region from Rosa chinensis cultivar Old Blush chromosome 5, RchiOBHm-V2, whole genome shotgun sequence.
tctatgggaccggccatcaggtaatacttggTTTTGGTGCCGTATTTATataagcatcatgcatcagttttcaagttgaaaaacattaaagtttgtcgttcttttaaatatttggtttaaatatgttttcatactgggtagcccaaatatttgtttattggttttgagtctacttgaggtagagttcctgttgagcagcgaggacgaaagctcacccctacaacagtatggatgcaggtactgtgcactggtgacgggacaatggCGGACGAagctgggtgtgcagaacaagttTGGTAAACCACCTTCTGGGCTTTATTCTGGTTTCCATTTCTCAAACTTTGTGTCCCGGAACTTGTGTGAAACTATTCTTGGGTCAAATCTAGCTAAATTCTTATTCCTTAAATTTTGTACCTCTTGAGTGAGCATTCAGTTTCAAGTCTAGACGAACAAATTGAGCCTAATGATTCAaggattttcacctcaaaaacattggtagcttccgctgtgttttgcaaaaagttttctaactaaatgcctagcggtcctctagaatgtgaatcgagctttcggtttatattttagagccccgcggcactgtgacgtgcccaAGTTggtgaggtgcagtttggggcgttacagaaaGACAAAAAGTTTTCAAGcaaaaatgcctagcggttctctaagATATAAATCGAGCTttcggtttatattttagagccccgcggcactgtgacgtgcccaagctggtgaggtgcggtTTAGGGCGTTACAGAAAGCCCAGTGTGAAAACAAagcgaatatatatatatataagaacgacaaacttaaaaactcgatgcatgatTAGAAAACTACGTGCGCTTTACCTGATGGCCTGGTTCCATAGAACCAACATCTGACCTTACCAGTCACAGAGCGCCAAACTTATCacactagctacacacacggaaaGGCGACTGCGCACCATCCGACtggtgtagctaaccctccggaggtttaggggtggCTAATCCCCAAGGAAGTCATCGACCACCTTTCCGCTCTCACACACCACCATCAAAAATCTTATACGCACGTCAACTTAAAAACATATTAAATTTGAACTAACAATATACTTTCATCATGCATCACGTATATAAACAAATATGGAAAACCACTAGCCAATAGAGAGTCCCGAGTCCCCTACCTGGATTTCGAAGCTTTACCATTTCACTTTGTTCGGAGAtcacgaaccttccgttcctcgggtaGCTAGAGTCCTAAGTTCCGACATTTCAATAGTTAATAACTTTTGAACAGTCAAACGAAATCTCAACGATTAATATATCGTCCAACCtcaacttttcctggtttgaccaggagttgaccaagggtTGACCACATTTGACCATTTGACCATGTTTGACCAATCGAGGTAGATTCGATAATTACCTAAATTATCGAACATTCACTTGAAGTTACGTTATcgaccaaacatatattgagtgcacccgatttactaaggccacccaatacatGTATACacattaatttcttttctttacttgtTATTACTTCAACACTCCACTTTAattctatctcaaatttggttaGATAGCTTCTGATATAATTACTATGCACACCCAAGCTTCACAacttgaccacttttcgattatTCCACAACCAATACACAATTTCTTTACAACAGCCACAATTTCAAACATGCAACACAATACCCATTCAACCAAGCAACCACTAACAAGTCAAAATGTATTCCAGCTTGCTAACTACAACAACTTAACAAGCTAAACACACAAACCAGACAAACTCGAGCTCCACCACAACTCCACAGTTCCTTTCACACACAAACAATCGATTCCAAAGTTTCAATACCAGCAACAGATTCTGATTTACACAACAAGAACCAAACTTCCACTCAAGAAGCCGAATTATACCTTCAAAAATCGACTGATACTGAGCTCAACATACTGCCGAGAATGGAAAGGGGATGAACCGAGGATTCCTCGTGCTGCAGCCTAGATGGCTTCACAATACGTCGTCTAGACTTGCAATCGAACAAGAAACGAAGCCCAGAAGGCAGGAGAAGTCGCCAGCAGCGAGGAACCGCGACGGAGGCAgaaacaacccagaaaccaaaatgTCAAAACTCGATCTAATTGGAAAACTAATCATACTGGGGTGTAGAGCATGATGGGGAGGTGAGGTTTCATACCACAGGTGGCCCAAacggtggccggaatcgccgaaaATTACAGAACTCGCCGGAGGAAGCTTGGACCTTCTCACCGTCGATTCTTCTACCTCGTCAAGTGCATGGACGATCCAAGGCTACAGGGTTGTAGGCGATGGAGAGATGAAACTATTGCCCATGGTCCGCCGAGGAGGGGCGGCCGAAGGAGCGTTTTCCGTCGGACCCAGTCGCGGGTCGCATTCCGGGTCGGAGAActctggttctctctctctctctctctctatatatatatatatatatatcattttgggtCTTCCAACAGATCAAAGGCCTATATAGATTTCACCATTAATCAATGGATAGCCATGATCAAGCGGTGGGGAAAATGGATGGCTAAGATTGCTCCACTTGTTTCCTATTTctctaatttattttctaaaatcccaTGACTTCGGAAAATCACTATAAATAGTGTCGTAGTTTTCTAatcatgcatcgagtttttaagtttgtcgttcttaCATATATATTCGCTTTGTTTTCACACTGGGCCCAAATCCAAATTGTTACAAAGTTTTAGTTGATTTTCAAACTTAGCCGAAGTAGGTCCCttagagcagcgaggacgaaagctcacccctacaacagtgtatgtgcaggtactgtgcactggtaacGGGATTgtagcggacggagctgggtgcgCGGAATTTGATAACCTTTCCGGACGGTAAACGAGTTTCTGATGTACTCTTGACCTTTATTTCTTGATCCACGCCATTCTGAAACTTGTTGTTGAGTGTTCATTGTGTGGTTAAGTCTATTAGTCCTCGACTATTCGAAAGTGACAAGTTCTAGACGAACAaagtgaattttgtaatttcaaGAAGCTTTCACCTCAAAAGTATTCCAAAATCTCCGCTGTGCGTTTTACGAAAAAGTTTATCAACAAAAATGCCTTgcggttctctagaatgtaaatcgagcattcggtttatgttttagagtctcgcggcactgtgacgtgctcaaGCTGGCGAGGTACAGTTTGGGGCGTTATAGAATACTGTCCGGCGGCCGATCGCAGACGGGcgaccaccatcttcttcgtcTCGCCATCGCCAACAGCCTCTTATCCTTGGATTGTCCATGCACGGAACAGAGAAGGAAACCCTTACCGACTTTGAAATGTGTTTTGTCGGACATGTGCTTTGTGCCGGAAGAGGCAAGTTTTAGTGGAAATCGTTGTTTAACTTTATCGTGAGTTTTATAGGTTTTTGAATAAAACCTTGTACTAATTGAAACgaattttcacctcaaaagtatttgtagcttccgcaATGTTTTTACAAtaagttttcaaacaaaatgcctaacggttctctagaatgtaaatcgagcgttcggtttatgttttagaggctcgcggcactgtgacgtgcttaagctggtgaggtgcagcttggggcgttacaaaaAGTCtttctgtaacgccccaaactaGGGCTGGGACTTAGAACCGTAGAACCGGGAAAACCGCACCGACCCGCACCGAAAAatccggttcggttcggttctttAAAATGTTAACTTACATTTGTTATGGTTCGGTTCTTGAAGCTGCGTTTACGGTTCGGTTTCGGTGTGAGTCTTTTTAAACTTGGAAGAACCGAAGTACATGTGTCATTATATAATTGGTTGTTTTTCCAAGCTTATATGGCTAAAATAAACTAGTCCGCATGAGATCATGGACGTTTATAGCCAAAACGTGAAACATAAATTTTCTTATTTCCATTTCCCTTCGATCAAACCCGGAAAAATTGGAACTCATCTCTCAAATTGAAAAATTGGGGATCACATCTCGAAGAGGGAATTCTTTTGAAaccattgaagaagaagaagagggatttGTACCAGTCTGAGCACCCGAAGATCCAATACGAGAAGAAGCTCTGGAGGCTAAACCTGCCGAAATCAGATCCTGCTCTGCTTCCTCGCACTGCCACCGCCATTGGAGGAGAACGACGATGTCTTCTGAGCTTGGGTCAGATCAAAAAGGCTTGCGCACCAGAGAAGGAGAGGAAATTGCACAAGTCTGAGCACTTCGTGAGTTCGAGTGGAACCCAGAAATGGTAAGAAACCATTCTTTTAAAAATACCCATAATTGAGAATTGTATCCTCAGTGGGAGTTTTGAAAGATTTTTGCTTTGAATTTGTCAGTTTGTGGTCAGTGGTCATGAATCATGATGGACTAGAACACACAAAGCAGTACTACAGATCATGTTTGCTTTTGACTCTTTAAGAATCATGCTTTCAATTATATTATTCTTGTCTCTGTCCTTCACTCATTGGTATGGCCGACATGGATTCAAGAAAGGCTGTTGATATTTCCCTGCAAGTGGAAGTGGAAGTGAAGTATCAGGCGGGTCTCCAAAGAATGCAAAGAAACCGAAAAAAGCAAGAACCGAACCGTTTAGAGTCGGTTCGGTTCCAAAACGGTTCCAAACTTTTTGACATCATAACCGAACCGTTTATAGGAGTTAGTTTTCAATTTCGGTTTCACATTTTTTTAACTGAAACCGACCCGATCCCAGGCCTAccccaaactgcacctcaccAACTTGgacacgtcacagtgccgcggggctctaaaatataaaccgaaAGCTCGATTCACATTCTAGAGGACCGCTAGGTATTTAGTTAGAAAACTTTTTgcaaaacacagcggaagctaccaatgtttttgaggtgaaaatcctTGAATCGTTAGGCTCATTTTGTTCGTCTAGACTTGAAACTGAATGCTCACTCAAGAGGTACAAAATTTAAGGAATAAGAATTTAGCTAGATTTGACCCAAGAATAGTTTCACACAAGTTCCGGGACACAAAGTTTGAGAAATGGAAACCAGAATAAAGCCCAGAAGGTGGTTTACCAaacttgttctgcacacccagctccgtccgccattatcccgtcaccagtgcacagtacctgcatccatactgttgtaggggtgagctttcgtcctcgctgctcaacaggaactctacctcaactagactcaaaaccaataaacaaatatttgggctgcccagtatgaaaacatatttcaaccaaatatttaaaagaacgacaaactttaatgtttttcaacttgaaaaccgatgcatgatgcttataTAAATATGGCACCAAAAccaagtattacctgatggtcggtcccatagacccactacaagaccttacctcaaattaatttatcac
It encodes:
- the LOC121053081 gene encoding uncharacterized protein LOC121053081; this translates as MVRFLKLRLRFGFGKNWNSSLKLKNWGSHLEEGILLKPLKKKKRDLYQSEHPKIQYEKKLWRLNLPKSDPALLPRTATAIGGERRCLLSLGQIKKACAPEKERKLHKSEHFVSSSGTQKCLWSVVMNHDGLEHTKQYYRSCLLLTL